The Salvia miltiorrhiza cultivar Shanhuang (shh) chromosome 2, IMPLAD_Smil_shh, whole genome shotgun sequence DNA window ggattgtgggatgagtcactttgcctaaaaaaactactcaccttaccaaagagccctcattacaacccaatgaaagccctttttgatctctatttataacacattgaagcatagagagttaggacaaacggcaagcctatggtagattgcatgcattgtttcgaattgagtgtaaacacgtccattctaaacacttgagagtcgagtgcatcattgaaacattcaccttgtgaggattcaagcttggaggctataatgttgaacttactatcacttgtgacttcttgaaatgcatatctacttgtgatacactagtgaaatattttgaaaaaattgaagcccttgaaatgacaccaattcattctcacatgtttgttatcttttatttctcttctctttgttgtttggggacaaacaacgctttaagtttgggggggttgacaaacatggttttcgtacctcaatatcgcatgaattgttgtcattttcccccatgaattgattgctaatatgtgtttgtatcccaattttgagttttgttgagttttaattccttggtgtagttttggagtgatttcagggaaaatcaagaattaattggaggattttgaagacatgagatcgaagtacgtctcgagaggaatccgtgagcgcaaacggcgaccaaatccgagtccggacgagggagaacggagcaaaacgagcggactgtgcaaaacgcccagtaccccgcggtcaccacccgcggccgcggggtaagaccgcgggtcagctgttcccgactcaggagacacccgcggccgcggggcgggaccgcgggtcccctgagcatcccccacgtttgaaggccgcggacgcgggccgtgaccgcgggaaaagggcggggctcccccaaatggaccccaaacgcgattttagcctcaaaactccatttttctcttcttttccccattcattcaacacacacacccacttcatcttccccaactctccaatcccaaaccctagccttcatctctaccatttttctctctttcacacacaaaaacaacaccaaaatcaaataaagaaggggaagacttggaaaggagctcatcaagactacatgattgaagatcaagattataggatttgtctatgaatctctatctctctatatctttatttatgttttcttatgacttgagatttgcttttattatgaatatgcttggctaaaatctcttatcttagggattagattagatggatttgtaatggattgatttctttgttcaatatatatcttgattgttcttattgttgtcttttcaagtcctagatttatctcttgtatgattggttggccaccttttgtgcatttctaatttgtgatttgaatcgggagaggataattacaatagattaggagtttgatacatatcatctcaataaaccgggaggttgagagttgggtgagggcttgttgatcctttgtgctcttgggagttataggttagaaattgaccggggacggcaattatgacccgtaatctactgttttagtcgtccgggagggggctaaaactagtggggagatcgccctagataagtaggccatatcaagatttatattgatttagattgaagttcattacgatccatcgaaatctagtccctaggataactttcattcgagtcattccccaatttattaactaagtttatcttgttgttattttatttacttgctttatttagctttgttttagttctcaatatctcttcatctttggtttgtctaaatagattgaaaacaacttattaataatatttagaagtttgaattcaccaatccttgtgggatacgaccttgcttccctatgttgcaactacaccgtatacttgcggcgtggtgaaaataatagcgaacagcATCGCTGACTTCTTCAACGAGCGGAAGAAGCAGATCGAAGAGGAGGTCGCCAAACTGTGCCGCAAAAATCTTGAAGCTAAATACCCCACGTGGCCTGAATTGCTCAATCTGATGAACGAATTTTAACTCCGGCAGTTCCACGCGCTGCTGAGTGATAAGGCTGATGTCGTCAGATCTCAAATCGAATTGCTGCGGAGGATGTTGCACGAATTGTCGGCGGAGAATCGCTGCGGCTGCATGCGTGGACTTTGAAATGGTGGTGATGAATCATCGGCGACGCCGAAGCTCTTGACGCCGGTGGAGTTAAATGGCAGGGATGTATTTGATCTcgttttgccacgttgagggaGAAGGTGAGCTGGGGCCcatcttaattaaaaacaaaaaaataatatttcaaacGGTGTTAAGCACTGTTAAGTGGCGGGGGTATTTGATCCGATTTTGCCACATTGAGGTAATAAATAGCTCCGACTCTGACTATAGGGTTCTATAggcgatagggacgccaacgACAGGggaaatttggtacttaacccttattTTTATGCCTGAAAAAGTTTTCCACGCGTTTTTCCACTACTTTTGGTTTGTACACACTGTCAATATTTTCTTAGTCTTTTGGgacacaaaaagaaaaaaaaaaaaaaaaaaaagttgtctCCAACATTGTCACGTTACACAGGAATCTACGTTGAATGTTTTCAAGGGTTTATTTTGTCATTTATATATTTGGTGAGAAGTCGATGTACAATTATCTtgaattatctttaaaattaaatatgtaaaaGAGACATAATGGACAATCTATATTTTGTGTCGACACAACTACAGTAAAATCTCTATGAAAATAATAGTACTCAacaaattaatggactcaataAACTAATTTCTTCTTCGATCCCAATATGTGTCAGTTcaaaaaatcatcaattttaataaaataataattctttaGATAACTCCTTTATAAATATGTAGGTCCCATATTACAAATTAATAagtggttttttttttgaatcaacaaattaatataagtgttaatatattaaaattatgaatACTTTGATACTATATAACTTGTTAAAATATGAACATATTATTGAATTATCTTCAACTTGATCATCGTTCGAACCTCCATTAATATCAACCatgatgaattaatagatacatgcatttatttaatttaattattatccCTCAATTATAATTACACGCTATAacttgatttaaaattataatttttgaaactaaaaaaatactctataaataaaaaattattaattcatcaatatattaatatctctatattaataaaatgttttattaatttttaagaaATCTTGCATTTATACTAAATTTTCAAGCATATAAATATCTGGTATGATAATATTTATATACAATTTAGTGTATATGTAgttattttcatttatctaGCTAAGTAGTTagatttttatagattttttttttgaattctaAAAAGAGTTTCagatatatatcaaatagatttGGATAAggtaatataattaattaatatatattttttgtattttaatatctaatgaattactaatatattttctaaatatatatatatatatatatatataatttacgCAATTACTCtagaaatctatatataatataaaacacCAGTTTTTTTCCCACCAATTTTATGGTATTTTTGCAATTACAACATGAATTGAGGACAATattttagaaattaaaagagagaggggagagatgagagagaaaacaaTAACTAAGATAGAAGTTACGTACAAATAAGAGCATAAATAGAAGAGAACACaaatctacatttttttttcaaattttctctttcctcaTTCCAATtctaaatttctctctcttctattctatttttcatacttctttgattttctaaaaatcttcatatttgatttatgaaaatatattcgaTATGTATctcaaattaaagatcgtgataagatcttcaatttgatgtcaaattcaataaatatgaatttcaaataaataagttattataatttaaaattttaaaataattatttttctctctcctctcttttcctacatttttttctctttattcagCTCAAgttgttattatattatctttatttgtatctctttctcctacaaaatttatttctcttctctttttctttgatatataaaaaaaaatattaagtttatttgttgaattattttatcaaacataacataaaaatatttaaattaaaaattttaattaaaaattaggatACACTATTATCAACAAATATCGAgacaatattataaaaatatttattaattttaattttaatcgaaaataataatcaaataacaaaaaattatctgtaaatttatttattattatacaatactcaattaatttaaaattatactcctactcattaagttgataaaaataagggttaattctctctaaatccttaaactatagtcattttccgttttttccctcaatctttgaacttcccacaAAAAACccccaactttcaatttttcctaattttcccaCGACgggttttccggccaaatccgaAGTCGGAATTTTCCTATGTGGCGTTATTCATGCCAAATCACTCTATATGTGGCAAATCACACCCTCACACGTCACtctccccctcccacgtcactctctttctctcttcccccatcccccttccccctctctCCCCGTCTGgctccccctctctctcacgGCCACAACCGCCCAGATTCTGGGGACGGCGGTTTCCAGGAGACGGCACAAGCCGAAGAGCGGCGTCGACTCTGCCAGAATTTCAGAGGCGGCAAGCGAGCTCAGGCAGCGCCGGCTTGAGGGCCAACGTTTTCTGGGACCTCCGTCGACTTTCCCTCTTTCCCCATCCCCCACCGCCGCCACTTCCTCCTCCCTCCCCCTCCCTCTCTCCTCCACTCGATTCCCGGCGCCGATTGAAACCCCACTTCGTCCCCCTCCCTCTCTCCTCCACTCGATTCTCAGGTCGGATCTGTAACAGACAGGGATGAAGGCGGTAGCCTGCCGGTTTTTTGGAGGAGATGAGCGGCGGCGATCGAACTTTAAGAAGAAGGTGGTGGACGTGGCAGAACGGCGACAAATTGAAGAATAACAAgcacgaaacgacgtcgtttaacaATCTGGCGTGTCCACGTCACTTAATTCCGATTCCACGTGTGATcgaatttggccggaaaacccgtcatgggaaaattaggaaaaattgaaagttgggggattgagggaaaaaacggaaaatgactatactttaaggatttagagagaattaaccctaaaaataattatgatacactattttaaatcaaatacaaatatttaaattaacataattttttgttattaattaatttaattcataaatgatgatatttttatataatttagaattttaaaataaaataaatatttcatggCCCGTGCACCGCACGGGAGGGGCGTACTAGTTAAATATATAACAGGGTTTGTGCCCAACACACTTTTTCaattagtataaattatttGCGATTACGTGATGACTTAACTCACACTTCACTTCACTGTTTCTATGTTGGAAAATTATCATGCCATGATTTAAAACCACAATTTCTACGTTAACTTATCATGAATTATCTTCAAATAATTTCACTTCACTTTCTTGTTTTGTCTTTCATGTTGACTTGCAAGGCGTCGAAGGAAGTCACTTTAATTTCATTGTTAGGATCGGAATTGTATAATTTTACAGTCAGTTTGAAATTGACATTTAATTTTGCCTATTTAAACCATCCAACTTGAGACTATGGAGTATCCCACAAACATATATCTCTTCCACACATCGATAGAGAAAGCATGATTTCTGATAAAGGAATATCAAtcaaatttcttctttttcttctactTTGTGTCTCTGTTTCAGGAGATGATGCAGAAGTGAGATGCATTGCGAGGGAGAGAGAAGCTCTTCTGAGCTTCAAGAACAGCCTCGTCGGTGATGATGGTTTTCTCTCGTCATGGCGAAGTGACGAATGCTGCGAATGGTATGGTGTTGAGTGCAGCAACACGACTCGCCATGTCATCGCCCTCCAACTTAACGCTTGTGATTATGATGGTGCATTGCAAGGTAAGGTTGGTTCTTCCTTGCTTGAGTTGCATCATTTAAACTATCTTGATCTCAGTTGCAATGATTTTGGAGGCAATTCAATCCCACAATTCATTGGTTCCATGAAACAATTACAACACTTGTTTCTCAGGCGTTCTCAGTTTTCTGGAATCATTCCTCCTCAGATAGGCAACCTTACTAACCTGCGCTCACTTGGTCTCTCATATAACTCTTTGAGGATTGAGAATCTCGATTGGCTTTCAAGTCTCTCTTTGTTGTCTTTTCTTGGTTTGAGTCAAATCGACTTAAGTCATACAAACTGGCTGCAACATATCCTAAGCCTTCATTCCCTAAATGAATTGTACTTGAATTCCTGTAACTTGAAGGATAATAGTGAACCTTTTCTCAATTCTTCTTCCacatctcttctttctatcCTTGGTGTGTCTGATAATAACCTCACTTCTTCCTCGTTCGATTGGTTATCTAACATAAACACAAGTCTGGTGGAAATAGACCTGTCAGGCAATGCTTTTGGTGGCCCGATTCCTATTGCATTAATAGAGAGTTTGGTTCTTATTGAGCATCTTGATCTTTCTAGTAACACGCTTCAAGGTCAAATCCCAAAATCTTTGTGCAATCTGAGTCATCTGCGCGTCTTAGTACTTTATGATAATGACTTAAGAGGAGATCTTGATGAGTTGTTTGGAAATATATCAGCTAAAGGAATATTGGAATCACTCCAAATTCTGGATTTGGCTAATAATAAACTCAATGGTTCAGTGCCAGACCTGAGAGCATTTTCTGGATTGACAGAATTGTACCTTGGGGGGAACAACTTCACTGGCCCCGTGCCTCTAAGTATTGGCCAACTCTCTGAGCTTCGAATTCTAGATCTTTCTAATAATTCTTTGCAAGGCGTAGTCTCTGAATCCCACCTCATCAAGCTCGACAAGTTGAAGTTACTAGAATTATCCTTCAATTCATTGACCTTGCATATTGCCCCCCATTGGAGTCCTACTTTTCAGTTGAGTGGTATAATTTTAGCAGGATGCAATGTGGGCCCATCTTTCCCAAAATGGATCCAAACTCAGGGGAATTTGTCAACCCTTGATCTCTCTAGAGGTGGCATAAGAGATGAAGCCCCAACATGGTTGTGGACTATATCCCCTTCATTAGTCCGCTTATTTCTTTCTGACAATCAAATTACTGGATCTGTTCCTAATCTCTCATCCACTTCCATCAGATACTTAGAACTTAGTAACAATAATTTCTCAGGTCCTATTCCATTATTTTATGCCAATCCTGTTGTTATTAATTTGAATGGAAATATGTTCTCTGGTTCGATTTCATCTATTTGCAAAATTCCCCATTATCAGCTTGAGTTCCTTGACCTCTCCAATAATCAGTTGGCAGGAGAGGTTCCCAACTGTTGGGAGAAAATGCCAAGCTTAGTCTCTCTCAATTTGGCTGACAACAGTTTTTCGGGTGAAATTCCTCCTTCTCTTGGTTCTTTACTTGACATCTCTGCATTGAAGTTGCGTGGTAATAATTTATCTGGAGAGTTTCCTTCCACTTTGAGACTTTGCAGAGAATTGAGGTTAGTTGATGTTGGAGGGAATGAGTTAACAGGAGAGATCCCAATTTGGATTGGCCAGTTGTATAACATGCGATTTCTAAACCTTCGCGGGAATAAATTGCATGGCAGTATTCCTCCTCATATTTGCAATCTCACTTATATTCAAATTCTGGACTTGTCGATAAACATTTTGTCTGGAAAAATACCCGATTGCTTCAACAATTTTACTGCCATGGCTCATAAGAGTACCACACAAGTTGATATATCATCTCGGTATGGTTATTACTACAAGTTGAGATACAACGAAAATCTTCCAAATGAGAATTTCAGATATGTCGATGAATATTCGTCATTTCAATGGAAAGGTCATGAATTTGAATACCGGAAAAATCTCATACATCTCAAACTCATTGATTTTTCAAGCAATAGATTGAGCGGAAGCATTCCCAAATCATTTTCCAGCATGCAGAGATTAATTTGTTTGAACCTATCAAGAAACAGTTTGACAGGAAATATAATTGGAGATATTGGTGAGATGGAGATGTTGGAATGCCTTGATCTATCACACAACCACCTATCCGGTAAAATACCAACAAGCTTTGCCCGATTAAATTTCTTAACCTTTCTTAATTTGTCGAGCAACGGTTTGTCTGGAAAAATTCCAACGAGTACTCAACTTCAGAGCTTCAACGCGTCTGCTTATGCCGAGAATGATGGACTCTGTGGGCCCCCTCTGGCATCGTGCCCCGAAGATAGCTTGAGGCCATCCACCCCTAATCCGGGGGAAAGCATGAATGAGAAAGACGACGGCGGCCTCTCATTTATGCAAGAAGTTGGCATATCAATGGCCTTTGGTGTTATTTTTGGATTTTGGGGAGTTGTTGGTTCTTTCATACTCAAGAAATCATGGAGAATTGCATACTTCAACTTCTGGGATGCTGTTGGAGATTGGTTCTACGTCAGGATTGCTTTGTTTGTATCCAAATGGAGACGAACCTGAAATATAGgtaattaattagtatattttacttcaatatatatatatatatatatatatatatatatatatatatatatatatattttatcattatcAGTTTTATCGATCCCTTTAGTTTTCCTTCTTAAAAATGCCACATTAactatctttctttttttaatagaGTTGCCCAATCTCGTGGATAGTACAAGAAGTAAGGATGAAGTCTCcaattatgtatttttaattttgtcatcGTTAATTGTCTTTAATTAACTAGTGATAATGTAATTTTGTTGTACTTTTACTTTCCAATTAATGTAACTGTTTTTCCAATTatgtgtttatttttatttttattgtttatcATTTTGAGGGCTTGTGGGGGGACCTCGACAAAGGAAATAGAGTTGAATCATGTTTTCTTGCCTCCATATATTGAAGAGCATCTTTCATCATTTAGCTCAAGGAGTAATTGCTACGAAACCAcgaaatataatttaattatttttctataatttttGCGACTTTCATTTATTACATACATATTCCCTCAGTCCCGTAAGATGTATACTCActtatgggacgaagggagttataactttaaaataaaattgttttatTATAATCAAAATTATCATACTAATATTCTTTACACTTGAGTTTTCAAACTTACCAATACAAAtctcaaaatcaaatttatcaTCTAAGAGCATAAATAATACCCTTGCTCAATTTTCACTCAGAAAAGTTAATTTGATTTTCAAAATCAAACTATCCAAATACTTTTCTTGCAAAATTATAtaatactttaatttattataaataaactATTTTCACGCTCTAAACATATAATCAAGTGATTTATATTGCACGTTATATTACTTATTATGAAAATTCATTAATTGACAAAATTCTACGTCGATCAATTATGTACTACTATTCTCCTTTCAATTTACTATGGCCCAAGTTATCAAAGCCCATCACATAATTAAACTAGACCTCGGTTTTGGGCCTAATCTATTTCATCACCTCGGCCCATATCTTTTTTAATCAACAAACTCAAAAATGCCAAAAATATTAGTCCCTGCAACTTTGAATGGTACACTGTCTATCACACATACATGatacaacatatatatatacaatataacTTCgtcacttatttttttttttttatataataaaactTCATCTCTACTTGACAAACaatgaccaaaaaaaaaaaagtaggaaaaACACTTAATTTGATCAGCAATGACATAATTAACGTATTCAGAAACAATAGGACTATAATTCAGGTGCCAAAACTATTTATTCTTCTTCATTTCTTCTTGTATCCATGAGCTTGTCCGCCTCTATTCACAAAAGATATAAAGATAGGATAATATCTTGACAATACTGAgaatggtaaaaaaaaatattgatgtaAAATGTAGTTAATTACCACTATCTCAGCTTCGTCTCCATTTGGATAGAAACACAGCAATCCTGACGTAGAACCAATCTCCAACAGCATCCCAGAAGTTGAAGTATGCAATTCTCCACGATTTCTTGAGTATGAAAGAACCAACAACTCCCCAAAATCCAAATATAACACCAAAGCCCATTGATATGCAGACTTCTTGCATAAATGAGAGGCTGTCGTTGTCTTTCTCATTCACATTTTCGCCCAGATTAGGGGTGGGTGGCCTCAAGCTATCTTTGGGGCACAATGCCGGCAGAGGAGGCCCACAGAGTCCGTCATTCTCGGCATAAGCAGATGCATCGAAGCTCTGAAGTTGAGTACTCGTTGGAATTTTACCAAATAAGT harbors:
- the LOC131009476 gene encoding receptor-like protein EIX1, producing the protein MISDKGISIKFLLFLLLCVSVSGDDAEVRCIAREREALLSFKNSLVGDDGFLSSWRSDECCEWYGVECSNTTRHVIALQLNACDYDGALQGKVGSSLLELHHLNYLDLSCNDFGGNSIPQFIGSMKQLQHLFLRRSQFSGIIPPQIGNLTNLRSLGLSYNSLRIENLDWLSSLSLLSFLGLSQIDLSHTNWLQHILSLHSLNELYLNSCNLKDNSEPFLNSSSTSLLSILGVSDNNLTSSSFDWLSNINTSLVEIDLSGNAFGGPIPIALIESLVLIEHLDLSSNTLQGQIPKSLCNLSHLRVLVLYDNDLRGDLDELFGNISAKGILESLQILDLANNKLNGSVPDLRAFSGLTELYLGGNNFTGPVPLSIGQLSELRILDLSNNSLQGVVSESHLIKLDKLKLLELSFNSLTLHIAPHWSPTFQLSGIILAGCNVGPSFPKWIQTQGNLSTLDLSRGGIRDEAPTWLWTISPSLVRLFLSDNQITGSVPNLSSTSIRYLELSNNNFSGPIPLFYANPVVINLNGNMFSGSISSICKIPHYQLEFLDLSNNQLAGEVPNCWEKMPSLVSLNLADNSFSGEIPPSLGSLLDISALKLRGNNLSGEFPSTLRLCRELRLVDVGGNELTGEIPIWIGQLYNMRFLNLRGNKLHGSIPPHICNLTYIQILDLSINILSGKIPDCFNNFTAMAHKSTTQVDISSRYGYYYKLRYNENLPNENFRYVDEYSSFQWKGHEFEYRKNLIHLKLIDFSSNRLSGSIPKSFSSMQRLICLNLSRNSLTGNIIGDIGEMEMLECLDLSHNHLSGKIPTSFARLNFLTFLNLSSNGLSGKIPTSTQLQSFNASAYAENDGLCGPPLASCPEDSLRPSTPNPGESMNEKDDGGLSFMQEVGISMAFGVIFGFWGVVGSFILKKSWRIAYFNFWDAVGDWFYVRIALFVSKWRRT